The Sporosarcina sp. Te-1 DNA window GCAGCGAAGTCAGTTTTCTATTATCAAACGTCTCAAATACCTTTTGAAAAGAACAAAAACAGATCGGCAATGTATCAGCTAATGTTCCATCAAAATCAAATAGGACTGCTTTCATTACGACGACTCCTCCCGCGCAACAATTCTGAATTGCATATAATTAAGATTGTACCCTATTTGCAATAAAATTGGTAATTTTAGTAGAATGAATTAAATTGCTACCTGTATTAAAGGTACAAATGCTTTTTCAATTAGAGAAAGGAATTCTTCGGTGAAAAATTTAAATAGGATTTTAGGATCTCTCTTTATTTTTGCAAGCGGAATTTTATATACAATAGAAAGAATAACTGCACGTTTATCTTCAGCTTTGGTCGATGTTGGCTTTGTACTTAATAGTGGGTCATCAATCGGATGGACTGATCCACCTGATTTCTCGGACAATTATTATATTTTATTATTTCTATTACTAGGTTTTATTTTATTCATTATCAGTTTTGTGCAACAGTCAACACATAAGTAACATGGCGCCCTTCAGACAAAAGAGCGCCATGTTCGTAAAGTATTATCCACTCGATTTGAATTGCCGCAGTGGCCCAATCTCTAATATTCATAAACCATCGTCTTAGACGTCCCCACTGTTTCATAATCTCGAAACCCCAGCTTTTCATACAACTCGATTGCGGCCTTGTTTTCCAGGTCGACGCTTAGGGAAATACCGGGATAGCCTTCCTCCTTTGCATGCTGCATGATGGATCGCATCAACAACATCCCGACTCCCTTCCCTCTGCTTTCATTCAGGACGGCAATTCCTATTTCAGGTGTTTTTTCATTGAAATAGCCATACCCTTTATTTTTCTCATCGAATAATCTATACCATGCCGCGCCAATCGGAGTCTTTTCAGCATTCGTCGCCAGGAGAGCGCAGTCTCCTTTTCTTCCCCATCCTTCATGGTATTTCCTTAAATTCGGTGCGTTCAATAATTCTTCTTTGGAAGGTTTATTCTCCAAAATATGAATAGATTCATAGAACATCTCTAAAAAAAATTGATACTCTTCTTTATTTGTCATCTTGTTAATCAAAAACATATATTCATTCCCCTTACAATCAGTTTCGCATTGCATCAGTTTTGATTCTATTCTAATGCTTGTTTATCTAAAGAAAGTAAATAAGGCAATTCTTCTCCAGATTCATTCGCAATCTGTACAAATAAGCTCTCTAACACCTGCAGTTCATGTTTCGCTTCAATTGTATGTTTGGACATAGAGAATTCCGCGATCCTTGTGTTCATCACTCTAGATAAAATCGGTACTAAGAGGACGCTTGGCAAATAAAACAAATTTAATTTGGCAGGCGTGACTTTTACACCTGTTTTTTTCAGAACGTTAAAACCTTCCCGTATAGCCAAAATCATATGTCTAAGCGTTTCATTCGATTTGGCCAGCTCATAGTTATTCGAGTCAAATTTATAGAGGGCTTTTGCAATAGGCAAAACAACTGCAACATGCGTTTTGAGCCATTCATCCATATGATGATTTATGGACGGTGAGAACCCAGCTGCTCGGAACATGTCAATTAACGTCTGGAGTCTTTCTGTCCTTTCTCCGTTTACTTCTCCAAATGTTGTCGATTGGAAAAGCTTAATGACACCCCTCCCCGCCATATATGAAACGATTCCATCCTTCCTTTCTCCACCTGCCGAGGGAAACCCTATCATCACTCGCTCATATCCGACCGCATCAATATAAGATTGATAGCCGGTAGGATTATTGACGACAAACACGATATTGGAGCTGTTGTTCCGTGCGAGAATCGGTAAGATATCCGCTAACTGTGTATGCTGAACGGCTACCATAATATAATCATATCGATCGTTCTGATCTAAGTGATCGATTACGTTAACCTGCACTCTATCTATTTTTCCACTCACTACATCCTGTAGAATAATACCGTGATCTATAATTTGATCAAAGCGAGTACCTCTTGCCAGCATGGTCACATCCACGTTTGATAAAGCCAATTTCCCTCCAAAGATACTGCCAATGACTCCAGATCCGTACAGTAATATTCTGAGCTTTTTCCCGGGCAATTTCATTGGGGTTGTTCCTCCATTTCTCATTATATATAATAATTTCAGACTATCCTACTAGCTGCTGAACCAAATAGGAGGCATCCTTTCCAACCCCCAGCAGCAAAGAAGACCCCCTATGCGATTGCCACGGCAAGCCGAGAAAATAAAGGCCTTTGACAGTACTGACGCCTCGATTATGGATGGCTGCTTTTCTTTCATCCAATACTCCTTCAATATGTATCCAATCATAAGATGACTCGAAACCAGTCGCCCAGATAATGTTATCCACTTCCTTAGATGTCCCGTCTGAAAAAAATACTTGTCGGCCAATCGCATCTGTAACCCGCGGTGTAACTTGTATCCTGCCGCTTTTCACAGCTGAGCGCAATTCGGATCCAAATATCGGATCACCTTTTTCCCTTAGTTTCTCCCCAACCATTGAACTGCTTTTCGCGTGCAACAATCCAATTTTATCAAACCACCAAAAGACGCTTTTTCCCCAGAATGTCAGCGGAAAATAGCTGAGCGGTTTACTGACAGCAAGATACGTCTCTCTGGTTTTAGCTATCTCTACTGCTATTTGCGCACCGCTATTCCCACCGCCGACGACTAATACATTTCCTTCCTTTAGCTGACCGGGGTTCCGATATTCCGAGGAATGCATTTGGTTGGTGCTTTCACTTAGGTTATATGAATAATCCGGTACTCTTTTTTTATGAAACGGCCCCGTAGCAACAACCACTTGGTCAGCCCAAAACGCACCTTTGTTTGTCTCAATGTAAAATGTCTCTTCTACACGAGTTACACGTAACACCATTGTATGTAGTTGGATAGGCAATGAGAATTTCTCTGCATAACGCTTCATGTAAACACTCATTTCATCCTTCGTCGGAAAACCATGTGGATCTCCTTCTAACGCAAGCCCCGGCAATGAACTGTACATTCTGGATGTGAAAAGCTGGAGTGATTCATATCTGTTCTTCCATACCTCCCCGACTTCTTTCCCTTGGTCGAGTAATACAAAATTCTTCTCGTGACGCTGCAAATAGTAACCCATGGACAGCCCCGCCTGTCCAGCGCCTATAATCACGACTTCAAATTTATTTCTATTCAATGTATGAATCCCCTTTCATTCAAACGATCATTTGAATATAATGTACCCTTTATACTCAAAATAGTCAAACATTCATTTGAATGAAAAATCCTTCTTTCCTAAAAGTCGAAAGAAGGATTCCATGCCAGACGAATTATTCTGTTGCCTTTTCAAATTCTATTGTATGAGCCGTCCTAACAGCCGCTTCCTCACTTATCAGATTTTTTACAACGTACAATGCCATATTGATACCGGAAGAAATGCCTGCTGAGGTGATCACATTTCCTTGATCCACAAATTTCATATTTCGGACCACATCTACATTTGAATACTTTCTTTCCAACAGATCTACTGCTGATTTGTGAGTTGTTGCCCTTTTTCCATGCAGGAGATTTGCTTCAGCTAAAAATAGAGCGCCGGTACAAACAGAAATGACTAAGTTGTTTTTTGCCTGCTGGGATAACCAGTTCATTATCACTTGATCGCTGTGTACAGAAGTGATTGCACTAAACGGACCGCCGGGTACCACAATCACATCGAAAGGCGGCATGTTCTCGAAACTATAGTCCGGCAATACAGTTAACCCATTATGTGCTCTTATTGGTCTGCCGTCTTTAGAAAATGTCCTTACTGTAAATGGCTTGTCCTCTGCTTTGAGTTGGTTTCTGAACAATTTATTTACGTCACTGTCATGGTAGGTTGTTAGGTTGAATACTTCGTATGGTCCCGCGAAGTCTAACACATCCACATCATCAAATAACAAAATTCCGACTTGAAATTGCATAATAATCATCTCCTCCTGGATACATTATATACCCCCACCGTGTATAAACAAGAGAAGTGATATTATATATCTTTCTACTCTATTTGCAGGATTTTCCTGAACACCCCTCGAATACATTACTACAGCAAACCTAGTGGATATTTTTATAATTCTTTGATCAATTATACTTCAAGTAGAGAAGAGGTTGTCCTTATGAGAAGGTTTTTTAAAATTGCACTAATTTCCGTTATAACGCTTGCAGTCTTGGGTAGTACTTCATTGTTTTTGTTTTTCCGAGACAATCACGGAAATTTATCTGGAAGTATTCCGGAACAAATAGATCAGTATTTATCCAATCAAGAATTTCAGGGAGCTGTGTTAATTTCTATGGACAGAAAAGTCTTATTTGAAAAAGGGTATGGGATGGCTACCTCCAGTGTGCAAAATAACACGAATACCTTATATCAAATAGCTTCGTTAACAAAATCGTTTACAGCAGTTGCAATTATGCAACTTGCAGAGAAACAAATGCTTCATATAGATGATCCCATTGCAAAGTATTTTCCCGACTTTCCAAATGCCGATACCATTACAATCGGACATCTGCTAAGTCATAGCTCGGGAATTCCAGATTACCTAAAACCGGATTATCAATTTGATTTCAGTAAAGTGTGGGAACCTAATGATCTTATCGAGGTTGTGCGTAATGAACCATTGGAGTTCACCCCAGGAGAGAGCTTCAGCTATAGTAATACAGGTTATGTACTCCTCGGACTCATTATTGAACAAGTCAGTGGACAACTCTATTCTGAATACATAGAAGAACAGATATTCAAACCAAGTGGAATGCATGATTCCATGTTCGAAACGAGAGAAGGATCCCAAGTAGCAGAAGGACATGTCGAAGGAAAAACGGGTCCACACATACATAACTCCGCAGCATATGCGGCGGGAAACATCATTTCTACCGCCGAAGATTTGGCACTCTTTGATGATGCGTTACGCCAAAACTTGTTAGTATCTGAGGAAACTACAAAACTGATGGGAACAACTCAAGCTTCAAAGTTTCCACACCAACATGGGTATGGTTGGTACACGCAGGATGTTATGGGGTATAAATCAGTAGGCCATTCTGGTGGATACCCAAGCGGCTTCCGTCACTATGTTACACGACTTCAAGATATTGAGCTTACAATTATCGTTCTTAGTAACGAAGCGACTGTGAATTCAAAGAAGATTAACCGTAATCTTACTTCTATTGTTTTACAAGAGCCTATTTGGTTTTGGGAAGAGCGTTTTTAAACTATCTAATTATTTTTTTAGAGAAAGGGATTGAATCAGGTATACATGACTTGCGATTGGTTCAAAAAGAGCTTTCGTCAAAGTAAATCCATTTTATTAATGTTTTAGATTCCCCATTATTTTTTTAACCAGTCTTCAAAATATTATACTGAAGTAAATCTAATTAGAGGCTGACATGTACATATATTAAATGTATACAGTTCAGCCCTTTCTATTTCACCCAAATGATATTTGCTACGTAATAATTAGTTTAGAAATCTGTTCTACTTGAACAATCCTATTTAAGCACTGCGCTAAGCAGGAAAGAGGTTCTTTAAATGCAAACGATCCTAACTGATATCGGAGATAAAAAAATCGAAGCAATGATGGGGGGAGCAGGAGATCTAACTGTTGTCATCTTACCGGGCATGTCCTCCTCCCTGTATGAATGGGAGCTGGTGCTCAACCAATTAAATAGGATATCGAAATTCCTTATTCTCCATAGGCCCGGAGTTGGAAACAGCGAAATCGGCAGAGAAACAAGAACAACATGTACCACGGCCCATGATGTTAAACTCCTTCTTGAAAAGCAAAAGATTACCGAACCGATCCTGCTAGTAGGGCATTCCTACGGCGGATTATGTGCACAGCATTTTGCAAAGCTTTTCCCTGATTCAGTGGCAGGTATTATTCTAGTTGATTCCACATCTGTAAATCTTCATAGGTTAAATCAAATTCCTTTAACTTCTGATGAAGACTCTGATGAGCAGTGGATTGAGAAATGCTTGCAATATTCCAAGATGACACCAGAACAATTGGAACAAGAAATTCAACCACAAATTGCTATTAACCAAAGGACTCTTTCCCCTTCCGCGCAACGTGAAATCATCAGATGTCAAACGAATCCTAACTTGTACAAAGCAATGGCTTCAGAAATTAGGGAGTGGGAAAGCTGTGCATTGGCAATCAAACAAGCAGGTGATTTTCCTGAGCTGCCGATTTTAGTAATCGGCCGGGACCCCGAATATACCATCCGTCACTCGGATGGAATGACTAAAGCCGATGCTGTAGCTATTGAAAATGTCTGGCAGGATTTGATTCAAGAACAAGTCGAACTTGTTAGTAAAAGTGAATATATTCAGGCTGATCGTGCAGGACATTCTATTCATCTGGATAGACCTGATCTAATCGTACAGGCAATTAAAAGCCTTCTTGGATAAAAACTATTCGTTATTTAGTTGATACCTTATTTCAGTTTCTATCTTTTTTATTCCTTAATATTTCAACAGCATTCTTTACTGCCTGAGGTATGGGCAAACCGATTCTTCCTGCATTTTCCGTGATCGACAGGATCTCATTAATTGAATAAAAAACGATGACCATGGTCATCACCGCTTCGGATGACTGATGTCCACTTTCGCTTAATAATAGATCAATGAGATGGGCTACTGTTACCATGACAAAAATAAATACCTTCCGTGCAATACCGAGCATGCCGACATGACTCCGAAGCTTTCCATGTAAGGCACTTGCCACCATTCCTGTTATAAAGTCAATGACTACAAGCGTTACTAAAATAGCAAGCAAGGCGTTCCAACCACCAAATAAAAAAGTAAGAATTCCTGTAAAGAAAGCAGGAACGGCTTTCAAAAAAATATCCATGTACAAGCTCTCCTTCATATGAAGATTTTGTAAGAAACTATCTTTGCCAGAGACTTGTCCGAATTTATACTTTTATTCCTAAATTCATTATGCTCACCCTGATGATTATGAAAAAGTAGTATCTCTGTTTAGCATATGCAAGCTGGCTGTTCACTTGAGTGTGCGATTGCCTTTGCAAGAATCTCTTCTTCTGCAATGGATACATAGTAAAACACATAAAAAAACATCCTCCCCTAACGAAAAGGAGGAGGATGTTTATCTCTTCTTATTCTTTAATTTATCTAGAAGGTTTTGTACATTTTCTTTCATGTCCTTTGTCTCTTTTTCCAACACTTCAATTGCATAGGAGCCATCGATTTCCTCTATGGATACGATGTCTCCTTCCTTCAACACGTCTTTGTCATCTGAAACCTCGATCAGCAAAGTCTGTTCTTCTGCCGGATAGTCAATAAATACATAACAGCCGTTTTCAATCCGATCCA harbors:
- a CDS encoding GNAT family N-acetyltransferase — translated: MFLINKMTNKEEYQFFLEMFYESIHILENKPSKEELLNAPNLRKYHEGWGRKGDCALLATNAEKTPIGAAWYRLFDEKNKGYGYFNEKTPEIGIAVLNESRGKGVGMLLMRSIMQHAKEEGYPGISLSVDLENKAAIELYEKLGFRDYETVGTSKTMVYEY
- a CDS encoding ketopantoate reductase family protein, with protein sequence MKLPGKKLRILLYGSGVIGSIFGGKLALSNVDVTMLARGTRFDQIIDHGIILQDVVSGKIDRVQVNVIDHLDQNDRYDYIMVAVQHTQLADILPILARNNSSNIVFVVNNPTGYQSYIDAVGYERVMIGFPSAGGERKDGIVSYMAGRGVIKLFQSTTFGEVNGERTERLQTLIDMFRAAGFSPSINHHMDEWLKTHVAVVLPIAKALYKFDSNNYELAKSNETLRHMILAIREGFNVLKKTGVKVTPAKLNLFYLPSVLLVPILSRVMNTRIAEFSMSKHTIEAKHELQVLESLFVQIANESGEELPYLLSLDKQALE
- a CDS encoding NAD(P)/FAD-dependent oxidoreductase, which codes for MNRNKFEVVIIGAGQAGLSMGYYLQRHEKNFVLLDQGKEVGEVWKNRYESLQLFTSRMYSSLPGLALEGDPHGFPTKDEMSVYMKRYAEKFSLPIQLHTMVLRVTRVEETFYIETNKGAFWADQVVVATGPFHKKRVPDYSYNLSESTNQMHSSEYRNPGQLKEGNVLVVGGGNSGAQIAVEIAKTRETYLAVSKPLSYFPLTFWGKSVFWWFDKIGLLHAKSSSMVGEKLREKGDPIFGSELRSAVKSGRIQVTPRVTDAIGRQVFFSDGTSKEVDNIIWATGFESSYDWIHIEGVLDERKAAIHNRGVSTVKGLYFLGLPWQSHRGSSLLLGVGKDASYLVQQLVG
- a CDS encoding DJ-1/PfpI family protein — protein: MIMQFQVGILLFDDVDVLDFAGPYEVFNLTTYHDSDVNKLFRNQLKAEDKPFTVRTFSKDGRPIRAHNGLTVLPDYSFENMPPFDVIVVPGGPFSAITSVHSDQVIMNWLSQQAKNNLVISVCTGALFLAEANLLHGKRATTHKSAVDLLERKYSNVDVVRNMKFVDQGNVITSAGISSGINMALYVVKNLISEEAAVRTAHTIEFEKATE
- a CDS encoding serine hydrolase; the encoded protein is MRRFFKIALISVITLAVLGSTSLFLFFRDNHGNLSGSIPEQIDQYLSNQEFQGAVLISMDRKVLFEKGYGMATSSVQNNTNTLYQIASLTKSFTAVAIMQLAEKQMLHIDDPIAKYFPDFPNADTITIGHLLSHSSGIPDYLKPDYQFDFSKVWEPNDLIEVVRNEPLEFTPGESFSYSNTGYVLLGLIIEQVSGQLYSEYIEEQIFKPSGMHDSMFETREGSQVAEGHVEGKTGPHIHNSAAYAAGNIISTAEDLALFDDALRQNLLVSEETTKLMGTTQASKFPHQHGYGWYTQDVMGYKSVGHSGGYPSGFRHYVTRLQDIELTIIVLSNEATVNSKKINRNLTSIVLQEPIWFWEERF
- a CDS encoding alpha/beta fold hydrolase: MQTILTDIGDKKIEAMMGGAGDLTVVILPGMSSSLYEWELVLNQLNRISKFLILHRPGVGNSEIGRETRTTCTTAHDVKLLLEKQKITEPILLVGHSYGGLCAQHFAKLFPDSVAGIILVDSTSVNLHRLNQIPLTSDEDSDEQWIEKCLQYSKMTPEQLEQEIQPQIAINQRTLSPSAQREIIRCQTNPNLYKAMASEIREWESCALAIKQAGDFPELPILVIGRDPEYTIRHSDGMTKADAVAIENVWQDLIQEQVELVSKSEYIQADRAGHSIHLDRPDLIVQAIKSLLG
- a CDS encoding holin family protein translates to MDIFLKAVPAFFTGILTFLFGGWNALLAILVTLVVIDFITGMVASALHGKLRSHVGMLGIARKVFIFVMVTVAHLIDLLLSESGHQSSEAVMTMVIVFYSINEILSITENAGRIGLPIPQAVKNAVEILRNKKDRN
- a CDS encoding DUF3006 domain-containing protein: MMKKHQYTLDRIENGCYVFIDYPAEEQTLLIEVSDDKDVLKEGDIVSIEEIDGSYAIEVLEKETKDMKENVQNLLDKLKNKKR